In the genome of Dermacentor silvarum isolate Dsil-2018 chromosome 1, BIME_Dsil_1.4, whole genome shotgun sequence, one region contains:
- the LOC125947622 gene encoding uncharacterized protein LOC125947622 codes for MASWCSEYVVCCESSTCAELVPKTKWWRDKRIRRETAAISERHRTWLTYLDTPNYPNDSKPAAGARSEATWHSGITRNQLARSRATVRPRTAESEARAYMGACANRQRTLTHDLARIVADPVFVIRDLTPSMSPPARASPNHATSARSMPVSLHMLALGACVNRQRTLTQDLAHVVAAPVFATRHLKPLMSPPARSSTNHATPACPMPVSLHMVSKAMALPDLQHTVRPLGIREWPYTVALEAGLVYTACHVVWYIFTQTGHKSFTHFRLTCCDAFPYSHEGCMANDEGANNVRAVPHVDEGALG; via the exons ATGGCATCGTGGTGTTCGGAATATGTTGTGTGCTGCGAGTCGTCCACGTGTGCGGAGCTTGTGCCCAAAACGAAGTGGTGGCGGGACAAGCGGATCAGAAGAGAGACGGCGGCCATCAGCGAACGACATCGGACGTGGCTGACATACCTGGACACCCCCAACTATCCGAACGATTCAAAGCCGGCGGCAGGAGCGAGGTCGGAGGCGACCTGGCATTCCGGGATTACCAGGAACCAGCTGGCGAGATCCAGGGCGACTGTGCGGCCGAGGACAGCGGAGAGCGAGGCCCGGGCATATATGGGTGCCTGTGCCAACCGCCAGCGAACCCTGACCCACGACCTTGCACGCATCGTAGCCGACCCCGTCTTCGTCATCCGCGACCTCACGCCCTCGATGTCTCCACCAGCCAGAGCCAGCCCTAACCACGCCACATCTGCCCGTTCGATGCCCGTGAGCCTACATATG CTCGCGCTTGGTGCCTGTGTCAACCGCCAGCGAACCCTGACCCAGGACCTTGCACACGTCGTCGCCGCCCCCGTCTTCGCCACCCGCCACCTAAAGCCCTTGATGTCTCCACCAGCCAGATCCAGCACAAACCACGCCACACCTGCCTGTCCAATGCCCGTGAGCCTACATATG GTTTCTAAGGCGATGGCACTGCCGGATTTGCAGCACACAGTTCGACCCCTGGGGATCAGGGAATGGCCATACACGGTCGCCTTGGAGGCGGGCCTGGTCTATACGGCTTGCCACGTGGTCTGGTACATATTCACCCAGACTGGCCACAAGTCGTTCACCCACTTCCGTCTCACTTGCTGCGATGCCTTCCCTTACTCTCACGAAGGGTGCATGGCGAACGACGAGGGCGCCAACAACGTTCGAGCAGTGCCACACGTGGACGAGGGCGCCCTCGGATGA